Proteins found in one Abyssibius alkaniclasticus genomic segment:
- a CDS encoding DUF6511 domain-containing protein: MVDLTEEERAAVTATMKRIALLMDEIGWQTAFADLTEAQVRALIEEAVESFREAMADIARAQTLEVPF, encoded by the coding sequence ATGGTTGACCTGACAGAAGAAGAACGCGCCGCCGTCACCGCCACCATGAAACGCATCGCACTGCTGATGGACGAGATCGGCTGGCAGACAGCCTTCGCTGATCTGACCGAGGCGCAGGTGCGCGCCCTGATCGAGGAGGCCGTCGAGAGCTTCCGCGAGGCCATGGCCGACATCGCCCGGGCCCAGACACTGGAGGTGCCGTTCTGA
- a CDS encoding DEAD/DEAH box helicase, protein MRLRPRQKIFVERSVAALASRGNTLGVAPTGAGKTIMLSAVTGEMIGDGAKACVLAHRDELTAQNRAKFQRVVPEVSTSVIDATEKSWGGDVTFAMVPTLARASNLTDMPRLDLLVIDEAHHAVADSYRRIIDRVRDANPDARVFGVTATPTRGDRKGLREVFDNVADQVRLGELIASGHLVPPRTFVIDVGVQEELKSVRKTSADFDMTEVADIMDRAPVTDEVIRHWREKAGDRQTVVFCSTVAHAEHVTEAFRAAGISAALIHGDLASETRKAILADYASGKTRVVVNVAVLTEGWDHPPTACVVLLRPSSYKSTMIQMVGRGLRTVDPEEHPGIIKTDCVVLDFGTSSLIHGTLEQDVDLDGKIGTGEAPTKSCPACAAEIPLAATECPLCGEVLLQEDGENGADAAPLSGFVMTEIDLLKRSSFAWVDLFGTDDALMATGFTAWGGIFWMEGVWYAIGGAKGERPRLLGVGERTVCLAQADDWLNTHESDESAFKTRGWLRQPPTDKQLKYLPPECRHDFGLTRYRASALMTFGFNKRAIHAAVNAVAGPERRAA, encoded by the coding sequence ATGCGCCTGCGCCCCCGCCAGAAAATCTTTGTCGAGCGCAGTGTTGCTGCGCTCGCCTCCCGCGGCAACACGTTGGGCGTGGCACCCACCGGCGCGGGAAAAACCATCATGCTCTCGGCGGTCACCGGCGAGATGATCGGCGACGGTGCCAAAGCCTGTGTTCTGGCACATCGCGACGAGCTCACGGCGCAGAACCGCGCCAAGTTTCAGCGCGTGGTGCCGGAGGTGTCGACATCTGTGATCGACGCGACAGAGAAATCCTGGGGCGGCGACGTCACCTTCGCCATGGTGCCCACACTGGCGCGGGCGTCGAACCTGACCGACATGCCGCGCCTCGATCTTCTGGTGATTGATGAGGCGCATCACGCGGTGGCGGACAGCTACCGCCGGATCATCGACCGGGTGCGCGATGCAAATCCCGACGCGAGGGTGTTCGGGGTGACGGCAACGCCAACCCGGGGCGATCGCAAGGGTCTGCGCGAGGTCTTCGACAATGTCGCCGACCAGGTGCGGTTGGGCGAGCTGATCGCCTCGGGGCACCTCGTGCCACCACGGACCTTCGTTATCGATGTGGGCGTGCAGGAGGAATTGAAGTCGGTCCGCAAGACCAGTGCCGATTTCGACATGACCGAGGTGGCGGATATCATGGACCGCGCGCCGGTCACCGACGAGGTGATCCGCCACTGGCGTGAGAAAGCAGGCGACCGGCAGACCGTGGTGTTCTGCTCCACTGTCGCACACGCCGAGCACGTCACCGAAGCATTCCGCGCCGCAGGGATCTCGGCTGCACTGATCCATGGTGATCTGGCTTCTGAGACCCGCAAGGCCATCCTGGCTGATTACGCGTCAGGCAAGACCCGCGTGGTCGTCAATGTCGCCGTACTCACTGAGGGTTGGGATCATCCGCCGACCGCTTGCGTCGTGCTGCTTCGGCCCAGTTCCTACAAATCCACCATGATCCAGATGGTCGGGCGCGGGCTGCGCACGGTCGATCCGGAGGAGCACCCCGGCATCATCAAGACCGACTGCGTGGTGCTGGATTTCGGGACATCGAGCCTGATCCACGGCACGCTGGAACAGGATGTCGATCTGGATGGCAAGATCGGCACCGGTGAAGCCCCTACAAAATCCTGCCCGGCCTGCGCGGCAGAGATCCCGCTCGCCGCCACCGAATGCCCGCTCTGCGGCGAGGTGTTGCTGCAAGAGGATGGCGAGAACGGTGCGGATGCCGCTCCGCTCTCGGGCTTTGTCATGACTGAGATCGACCTGCTGAAACGGTCCAGTTTCGCATGGGTCGATCTCTTCGGCACGGACGACGCGCTGATGGCCACGGGCTTTACGGCCTGGGGCGGTATCTTCTGGATGGAGGGCGTCTGGTACGCCATCGGCGGGGCTAAGGGCGAGCGGCCACGCTTGTTGGGCGTCGGCGAACGCACCGTCTGCCTCGCGCAGGCTGATGACTGGCTGAACACCCATGAGAGTGATGAAAGCGCCTTCAAGACGCGAGGATGGTTGCGCCAGCCACCCACGGACAAGCAGCTGAAATACCTGCCGCCCGAGTGCCGCCACGACTTCGGTCTGACGCGCTACCGTGCCTCGGCGCTGATGACCTTCGGCTTCAACAAGCGCGCCATCCATGCAGCCGTAAATGCGGTGGCTGGTCCCGAACGGAGGGCGGCATGA